A stretch of Lathyrus oleraceus cultivar Zhongwan6 chromosome 6, CAAS_Psat_ZW6_1.0, whole genome shotgun sequence DNA encodes these proteins:
- the LOC127095354 gene encoding uncharacterized protein LOC127095354 — protein sequence MTIPRRNTFSLKYKEPKLGSLQGLISDLTLNKRDDFGKDYGKILSLLTKKVDYGIIISLAQYYDTPLHCFTFADFQPAPTLEEVERVVGLKLKDFNPFPKLEEEAGPKKLSLSLSINVPTILANWVEKEGFKGFSMRFLEELALKFKKEVKWKAFYVVLALLIHGIVLFPNIEKFMDHIVVEVFLSSNHVPFLLAVIYHALHAQHEKRGGTFLCFAPLLYTWFMQHMPEKGPFIAKELKYPQRLASLTASSIR from the coding sequence atgacaaTTCCAAGAAGAAACACTTTCTCACTCAAGTACAAGGAACCTAAGCTTGGAAGTCTACAAGGATTGATCTCTGATTTGACTCTCAATAAGCGTGATGACTTTGGAAAAGACTATGGGAAAATTTTGAGCCTTCTAACTAAGAAAGTTGACTATGGGATTATCATCTCTTTGGCACAATATTATGATACGCCTCTACACTGTTTCACATTTGCTGATTTCCAACCagctcctactttggaagaagttGAGAGAGTTGTGGGTCTAAAGTTGAAAGATTTCAATCCATTTCCAAAGCTTGAAGAGGAAGCGGGCCCAAAGAAGTTATCCTTATCCCTAAGTATCAATGTCCCAACTATTCTAGCCAATTGGGTCGAGAAAGAGGGTTTCAAAGGTTTTTCCATGAGGTTCTTGGAAGAATTAGCTCTGAAGTTCAAGAAAGAAGTAAAATGGAAGGCATTCTATGTTGTCTTGGCTCTGTTGATCCACGGGATTGTGCTCTTCCCAAACATTGAAAAGTTTATGGATCATATAGTCGTAGAGGTCTTTCTCTCTAGCAATCATGTACCATTTCTCTTAGCTGTCATTTACCATGCCCTTCATGCTCAACATGAAAAGAGGGGTGGAACTTTTTTATGCTTTGCTCCTTTGCTTTATACTTGGTTCATGCAACATATGCCCGAAAAAGGCCCTTTTATCGCGAAAGAGCTTAAATATCCTCAAAGACTAGCTTCTCTCACTGCAAGTTCCATCAGATAG